A window of the Streptomyces albireticuli genome harbors these coding sequences:
- a CDS encoding SDR family oxidoreductase, whose amino-acid sequence MGALTGKTALVTGASRGIGRAIAERLAADGARVGVHYGSNDDAAKAVVAAIQDAGGEAFAIRAELGVPGDAAALWAEFDRHADGLDILVNNAGVGLLAPVEGVQEADFDRVFAVNVKSLFFVTQQALGRLRDGGRIINLSSATTRIAMPNIVAYSATKGAIDTLTLTLAEALAPRGITVNAVAPGIIETEFNPWLAIPEMRATAESWSALGRTGTPADVAGLAAFLASEAAGWTTGQIIDVSGGSALGNGPSAKR is encoded by the coding sequence ATGGGTGCACTTACGGGTAAGACCGCCCTCGTCACCGGCGCGAGCCGGGGCATCGGCCGGGCCATCGCCGAGCGACTGGCCGCCGACGGAGCCCGGGTCGGCGTGCACTACGGCAGCAACGACGACGCCGCCAAGGCCGTGGTGGCGGCGATCCAGGACGCCGGCGGCGAGGCCTTCGCGATCCGTGCCGAGCTGGGCGTCCCCGGCGACGCGGCGGCGCTGTGGGCGGAGTTCGACCGGCACGCCGACGGGCTGGACATCCTCGTCAACAACGCCGGCGTCGGGCTGCTCGCCCCCGTCGAGGGCGTGCAGGAGGCGGACTTCGACCGCGTCTTCGCGGTCAACGTCAAGTCCCTGTTCTTCGTCACCCAGCAGGCGCTCGGCCGGCTGCGCGACGGCGGGCGGATCATCAACCTCTCCAGCGCCACCACCCGGATCGCCATGCCGAACATCGTGGCGTACTCGGCCACCAAGGGCGCGATCGACACCCTGACCCTGACGCTCGCCGAGGCGCTGGCGCCCCGGGGCATCACGGTGAACGCGGTGGCGCCCGGCATCATCGAGACGGAGTTCAACCCGTGGCTCGCGATACCGGAGATGCGCGCCACGGCCGAGAGCTGGTCGGCCCTGGGCCGGACCGGCACGCCCGCCGACGTGGCCGGCCTGGCGGCGTTCCTGGCCTCGGAGGCCGCGGGCTGGACGACCGGCCAGATCATCGACGTCAGCGGCGGCTCGGCCCTGGGCAACGGACCGTCGGCCAAGCGCTGA
- a CDS encoding (2,3-dihydroxybenzoyl)adenylate synthase → MSQRTTPQDDAPGYPAEFAERYRAAGYWRGETFGQMLRDRAAAHPDRIAIVDPGAEPGGAGRRAWTYGELDARADRLAAGFLEHGIAKGDRVVLQLPNVAEFFEVVFALFRIGALPVFALPAHRESEIRHFCAFTEAVAYVIPDVEAGFDHRDLASKVRAGTGTLRHVFVVGDPGEHTALRDVARDPVEITDGPRPDDLAFLQLSGGSTGVPKLIPRTHDDYIYSLWGSNELCAVDEHSVYLCALPAAHNFPLSSPGTLGALYAGARVVLAPRPSPDVAFPLIEREGVTLTGLVPPLALVWTEAAAATAHDLSSLDVLLVGGAKFSEEAARRVTPALGCRLQQVFGMAEGLVNYTRLDDPYETVVTTQGRPISPDDEVRVVDDEDNDLPAGATGHLLTRGPYTIRGYWRAPEHNATAFTADGFYRTGDIVRQTETGHLVVEGRAKDQINRGGEKVAAEEIENHILAHPSVHDAAVVSMPDDYLGERTCAYVVLREGADPVKSLAIKKFVRERGLASYKVPDRVEFVEEFPQTGIGKVSKKDLRAAIAARLAPAQH, encoded by the coding sequence ATGAGCCAGCGCACCACCCCCCAGGACGACGCCCCCGGGTACCCCGCCGAGTTCGCCGAGCGCTACCGCGCCGCCGGCTACTGGCGCGGTGAAACGTTCGGGCAGATGCTGCGCGACCGCGCGGCCGCCCACCCGGACCGGATTGCGATCGTCGACCCCGGCGCCGAGCCGGGCGGCGCGGGCCGCCGGGCCTGGACGTACGGCGAGCTCGACGCCCGCGCCGACCGGCTCGCCGCCGGCTTCCTGGAGCACGGCATAGCCAAGGGCGACCGGGTCGTCCTCCAGCTGCCGAACGTCGCCGAGTTCTTCGAGGTCGTCTTCGCCCTCTTCCGGATCGGCGCCCTGCCCGTCTTCGCGCTGCCCGCCCACCGCGAGAGCGAGATCCGCCACTTCTGCGCCTTCACCGAGGCCGTCGCCTACGTCATCCCCGACGTCGAGGCCGGCTTCGACCACCGCGACCTGGCGAGCAAGGTCCGGGCCGGGACCGGCACCCTCCGCCACGTCTTCGTCGTCGGCGACCCGGGCGAGCACACCGCGCTGCGCGACGTCGCCCGCGACCCGGTGGAGATCACGGACGGCCCCCGCCCCGACGACCTGGCGTTCCTCCAGCTCTCCGGCGGCTCCACCGGCGTGCCCAAGCTGATCCCGCGCACCCACGACGACTACATCTACTCGCTGTGGGGCTCCAACGAACTCTGCGCCGTGGACGAGCACAGCGTCTACCTCTGCGCCCTGCCCGCCGCCCACAACTTCCCGCTGAGCTCGCCCGGCACCCTCGGCGCCCTCTACGCCGGCGCCCGCGTCGTCCTCGCCCCCCGGCCGAGCCCCGACGTCGCCTTCCCCCTCATCGAGCGCGAGGGCGTCACCCTCACCGGGCTCGTACCGCCGCTCGCCCTGGTGTGGACCGAGGCCGCCGCGGCCACCGCGCACGACCTCTCCAGCCTGGACGTCCTGCTCGTCGGCGGCGCCAAGTTCAGCGAGGAGGCCGCCCGCCGGGTCACGCCCGCGCTCGGCTGCCGGCTCCAGCAGGTCTTCGGCATGGCCGAGGGCCTGGTGAACTACACCCGCCTCGACGACCCGTACGAGACCGTCGTCACCACCCAGGGCCGCCCGATCTCCCCCGACGACGAGGTCCGGGTCGTCGACGACGAGGACAACGACCTCCCCGCCGGCGCGACCGGGCACCTCCTCACCCGCGGCCCGTACACCATCCGCGGCTACTGGCGGGCGCCCGAGCACAACGCCACCGCCTTCACCGCGGACGGCTTCTACCGCACCGGCGACATCGTCCGGCAGACGGAGACCGGCCACCTCGTCGTCGAGGGGCGCGCCAAGGACCAGATCAACCGGGGTGGCGAGAAGGTCGCCGCCGAGGAGATCGAGAACCACATCCTCGCCCACCCGTCCGTCCACGACGCCGCCGTCGTCTCCATGCCCGACGACTACCTGGGCGAGCGCACCTGCGCCTACGTCGTCCTGCGCGAGGGCGCCGACCCGGTGAAGTCCCTCGCCATCAAGAAGTTCGTCCGCGAGCGCGGGCTGGCCTCCTACAAGGTCCCCGACCGGGTGGAGTTCGTCGAGGAGTTCCCGCAGACGGGCATCGGCAAGGTGTCCAAGAAGGACCTCCGCGCGGCCATCGCCGCCCGGCTCGCCCCCGCACAGCACTGA
- a CDS encoding DUF1049 domain-containing protein: MSSRPKGPAAGGASGGRLRELATPGRIALLVVAVLALVLVFENTRHVKIRIIGPEVSMPLWLALAAMLVVGWLLGRYVSVRGRR; the protein is encoded by the coding sequence ATGAGCTCCCGACCCAAGGGCCCGGCGGCCGGCGGGGCCTCCGGCGGCCGCCTCCGCGAGCTGGCGACGCCCGGCCGGATCGCCCTGCTGGTCGTCGCCGTCCTCGCGCTCGTCCTCGTCTTCGAGAACACCCGCCATGTGAAGATCCGCATCATCGGCCCCGAGGTCTCGATGCCGTTGTGGCTGGCCCTGGCGGCGATGCTGGTCGTGGGCTGGCTGCTGGGGCGGTACGTGTCGGTGCGGGGCCGGAGGTAG
- a CDS encoding 4'-phosphopantetheinyl transferase family protein, whose translation MSEGGGVPGRAGGQVPRILGRDPLPGGWVRGGPPQVWLLRIADHAPEPPEVYERILDAGERARVTAFFRDLHRERYAAAHLGLRRLLGAYLGTGPADVTLTREPCPGCGKPHGRPAVAGAPLHFNLSHAGDLALFAFADTPVGADVEEEQPADVVDGVARMLHPDETAEIGALPGPDRAAAFARCWTRKEAYLKGTGTGLSENPAVTYVGSGAAPVSPVGWALTDVAVGAGHAAAIAVATA comes from the coding sequence ATGAGCGAGGGCGGCGGAGTTCCGGGGCGGGCCGGCGGGCAGGTGCCCAGGATCCTGGGCCGGGACCCGCTGCCCGGCGGCTGGGTCCGCGGCGGCCCGCCCCAGGTGTGGCTGCTGCGGATCGCCGACCACGCGCCCGAGCCGCCCGAGGTGTACGAGCGGATCCTGGACGCCGGCGAGCGGGCCCGGGTCACGGCGTTCTTCCGCGACCTCCACCGGGAGCGGTACGCCGCGGCCCACCTCGGGCTGCGGCGGCTGCTCGGCGCCTACCTGGGCACCGGCCCGGCGGACGTCACGCTGACGCGCGAGCCGTGCCCCGGCTGCGGGAAGCCGCACGGCCGCCCCGCGGTCGCCGGGGCGCCGCTGCACTTCAACCTCTCGCACGCGGGCGACCTCGCGCTCTTCGCCTTCGCGGACACCCCGGTGGGCGCGGACGTCGAGGAGGAGCAGCCCGCCGACGTCGTCGACGGGGTGGCGCGGATGCTCCACCCCGACGAGACCGCGGAGATCGGCGCGCTGCCCGGCCCGGACCGGGCGGCGGCCTTCGCCCGCTGCTGGACCCGCAAGGAGGCCTACCTCAAGGGCACCGGAACGGGCTTGTCGGAGAACCCGGCAGTGACCTACGTGGGCTCCGGCGCGGCCCCGGTGTCGCCGGTGGGCTGGGCCCTCACGGACGTGGCCGTCGGCGCGGGCCACGCGGCGGCGATCGCGGTGGCGACGGCCTGA
- a CDS encoding FAD-binding protein: MPMDRRTLMRRTAAVTGGTALTALAAPARAADEPAPGESGASLETAGGATVLPADGRYAPLTTGNNTRFTARPDYIKMIKSPADAAKALGDAVKAGKRVAVRSGGHCFADFVSHPDVKVILDLSELNRVGYDPGMRAFSVEPGARLLNVYESLYRGWGVTVPGGTCYGVGIGGHVAGGGYGLLSRRHGLVVDHLYAVEVVVVNAAGETRIVRATREANDPDRDLWWAHTGGGGGNFGLVTRYWFRSPGATGSAPGAQLISPPSTVLVNAVGIPWSQLDEQGFTRLLKNYGAWFEANSAPDSKNRHLNSILNISSQANGVIGMFTQVDATVPGAAQLMDDYLAAVTAGTGAQVKALDRPNGELPAMPRLAAARQLPWLQATRLIGTSNSTLNDPTMRGAHKSGYLRANFTDAQAAAVYAAMTDPGYRNTRTMLVLFPVGGQVNAVAPDATAYPQRSASLKMLFQTFWNDPAQDATHLGWIRGFYGKFFAATGGVPGLGGQSDGCYINYPDTDMADPAQNTSGVPWHALYYKDNYARLQQVKKRYDPGNVFRHSLSVALPKS; encoded by the coding sequence ATGCCCATGGATCGCCGCACCCTCATGAGACGGACCGCCGCCGTCACCGGGGGCACCGCCCTCACCGCACTCGCGGCACCGGCCCGCGCGGCCGACGAACCCGCGCCCGGCGAGTCCGGAGCCTCGCTGGAGACCGCGGGCGGCGCCACCGTCCTGCCGGCGGACGGCCGCTACGCCCCGCTGACCACGGGCAACAACACGCGGTTCACCGCACGGCCCGACTACATCAAGATGATCAAGTCTCCGGCCGACGCGGCGAAGGCCCTCGGCGACGCCGTCAAGGCGGGCAAGCGGGTCGCGGTGCGCAGCGGCGGACACTGCTTCGCCGACTTCGTGAGCCACCCCGACGTCAAGGTCATCCTCGACCTCTCCGAGCTCAACCGGGTGGGGTACGACCCGGGGATGCGGGCCTTCTCCGTCGAGCCCGGCGCCCGGCTGCTCAACGTCTACGAGTCGCTGTACCGGGGCTGGGGCGTCACCGTCCCCGGCGGCACCTGCTACGGCGTCGGCATCGGCGGCCATGTCGCGGGCGGCGGCTACGGGCTGCTCTCCCGCCGGCACGGGCTGGTCGTCGACCACCTCTACGCGGTGGAGGTCGTCGTCGTCAACGCCGCCGGGGAGACCCGGATCGTCCGCGCCACGCGGGAGGCGAACGACCCCGACCGCGACCTGTGGTGGGCGCACACCGGCGGGGGTGGCGGCAACTTCGGCCTGGTGACCCGCTACTGGTTCCGCTCGCCGGGCGCCACCGGCTCCGCGCCCGGCGCCCAGCTGATCTCGCCGCCGTCGACCGTGCTGGTCAACGCCGTCGGCATCCCCTGGAGCCAGCTGGACGAGCAGGGCTTCACCCGGCTGCTGAAGAACTACGGCGCCTGGTTCGAGGCCAACAGCGCCCCGGACTCCAAGAACCGCCACCTCAACAGCATCCTCAACATCTCCTCCCAGGCCAACGGCGTGATCGGGATGTTCACCCAGGTCGACGCCACGGTGCCGGGCGCCGCCCAGCTCATGGACGACTACCTGGCCGCCGTGACCGCGGGGACCGGCGCCCAGGTCAAGGCCCTGGACCGGCCCAACGGCGAGCTGCCCGCGATGCCGCGGCTCGCCGCGGCCCGGCAGCTCCCCTGGCTCCAGGCCACCCGGCTGATCGGCACGAGCAACTCCACCCTCAACGACCCCACGATGCGCGGCGCCCACAAGTCCGGGTACCTGCGCGCGAACTTCACGGACGCGCAGGCCGCGGCCGTGTACGCGGCCATGACCGACCCGGGGTACCGCAACACCCGCACCATGCTGGTGCTGTTCCCCGTCGGCGGGCAGGTCAACGCCGTCGCTCCGGACGCCACCGCCTACCCGCAGCGGAGCGCGTCCCTCAAGATGCTGTTCCAGACGTTCTGGAACGACCCCGCGCAGGACGCCACCCACCTCGGCTGGATCCGGGGCTTCTACGGGAAGTTCTTCGCGGCCACGGGCGGGGTGCCGGGCCTGGGCGGGCAGAGCGACGGCTGCTACATCAACTACCCGGACACCGACATGGCCGACCCCGCGCAGAACACGTCGGGCGTGCCGTGGCACGCGCTGTACTACAAGGACAACTACGCACGGCTCCAGCAGGTGAAGAAGCGGTACGACCCGGGCAACGTCTTCCGGCACTCGCTGTCGGTCGCGCTCCCGAAGAGCTGA
- a CDS encoding isochorismatase family protein translates to MALPAISPYPMPAADSLPANKVDWTVDPARAVLLVHDLQNYFLGAFEAGASPVTELLANVATLKESCDRLGVPVVYSAQPGGQSAAERGLQQDFWGPGLPDDEDAEAIAPAVAPTGADTVLTKWKYSAFVRTDLAERMAAQGRDQLIIVGVYAHIGVLMSAADAWMRDIQPFLVADAVADFSAEDHAMALRWAAAKCAVVTTTDRLFEGA, encoded by the coding sequence ATGGCGCTCCCTGCCATCTCCCCGTACCCGATGCCGGCCGCGGACAGCCTGCCCGCGAACAAGGTCGACTGGACCGTCGACCCGGCCCGGGCCGTGCTGCTCGTGCACGACCTCCAGAACTACTTCCTCGGCGCGTTCGAGGCGGGCGCCTCGCCCGTCACCGAGCTGCTCGCCAACGTCGCCACGCTCAAGGAGAGCTGCGACCGGCTGGGCGTGCCCGTCGTCTACTCCGCGCAGCCCGGCGGCCAGAGCGCCGCCGAGCGCGGCCTCCAGCAGGACTTCTGGGGCCCCGGCCTGCCCGACGACGAGGACGCCGAGGCGATCGCTCCGGCCGTCGCGCCCACCGGTGCCGACACGGTTCTGACGAAGTGGAAGTACAGCGCCTTCGTCCGCACCGACCTCGCCGAGCGGATGGCCGCGCAGGGCCGCGACCAGCTGATCATCGTCGGTGTGTACGCCCACATCGGCGTGCTGATGAGCGCCGCCGACGCCTGGATGCGCGACATCCAGCCCTTCCTCGTGGCCGACGCCGTCGCGGACTTCTCCGCCGAGGACCACGCCATGGCACTGCGCTGGGCCGCCGCCAAGTGCGCCGTGGTGACCACCACCGACCGGCTCTTCGAAGGGGCGTAA
- a CDS encoding TetR/AcrR family transcriptional regulator: protein MAVRQRGRPRSFDREAALRTATLAFWEHGYEATSVADLTRAMGIAPPSLYAAFGNKEALFAEVVEAYGRTYGDFVRRALTEEPTALGALGRVLREAAREYTEPGRPTGCLTLMAATGCTTSSAEAEELLRARRAATVAAFERRLRAGAAAGELPPDTDAATLARCVVAMMQGLSQQARDGAAREELEAVAETAARMWPLPGGGNRPGSGAASADPA, encoded by the coding sequence ATGGCAGTGAGACAGCGTGGCCGCCCCCGTTCCTTCGACCGCGAGGCCGCCCTGAGAACGGCGACCCTCGCCTTCTGGGAGCACGGTTACGAGGCGACCTCGGTAGCCGACCTGACCCGCGCCATGGGCATCGCCCCGCCCAGCCTCTACGCCGCCTTCGGCAACAAGGAGGCGCTCTTCGCCGAGGTCGTGGAGGCCTACGGGCGGACGTACGGCGACTTCGTCCGCCGCGCCCTGACGGAGGAGCCGACCGCGCTCGGCGCCCTGGGCCGGGTCCTGCGCGAGGCCGCGCGCGAGTACACCGAGCCCGGCCGCCCCACCGGCTGTCTGACGCTCATGGCGGCCACCGGCTGCACCACCTCCTCCGCCGAGGCGGAGGAGCTGCTGCGTGCCCGCCGCGCCGCCACCGTCGCCGCGTTCGAACGCCGCCTGCGGGCCGGCGCCGCCGCGGGCGAGCTGCCGCCGGACACCGACGCGGCCACCCTGGCGCGCTGTGTCGTCGCGATGATGCAGGGCCTGTCGCAGCAGGCCCGCGACGGCGCCGCGCGGGAGGAGCTGGAGGCCGTCGCGGAGACGGCCGCGCGGATGTGGCCGCTGCCGGGCGGCGGGAACCGGCCGGGGAGCGGGGCGGCTTCGGCGGACCCTGCCTGA
- a CDS encoding non-ribosomal peptide synthetase, which translates to MTVRTLDRAPLPGPSGARTPAPEGLPLTAAQSGMWFAQALDAGSPALNTAECIEIHGDVDPARFADALHRTVGEADALRVRITGTADGPRQLPIAVEPPGHGFPLYAADLRDQGDPDATARAWMRADAAEPFDLAAGPLFAHGLFRVGDHRWLWYQRVHHAVLDGYGYSLVARRVAEVYSALVAGTDPGPSPFGRLAALVEEDAAYRTSPARDRDRAHWLAGFADRPEAPTLAGRTALPSRTSVRSTAHLAPERTDRLRRLAGSVRATWTDVLFAAQALYLARATRAEEVVLGLPMMGRMGSVALRVPGMVMNVLPLRLTVTADTTFAELTRQVVLGIRAARRHQRYRYEDIRRDLGLLGEGRALVGRLVNVMPFDYGLTFAGARSDAHNIVSGPVDDLTVNIYDRADGTGLRVDYDGNPALYGQHELATHQDRFLDLLARIADRDPHLPLGGLALATDAECERVLTEFNDTAVEVPPTTLIGPIEARAARTPGATALVSGTETLTYAELNARANRLARHLITLGVRPGALAAVALPRSTDLVVTLLAVLKAGGAYLPLDTAHPAARLTAVLDGARPVCVLTDLAGRAALPAPSRGATPPAVVALDDPALRAELAELHPTDPGRALTPQHPAYVLHTSGSTGTPKGVVVPHSAIDNRLRWMQDRYRLAPGDRVLQKTPTGFDVSVWEFFWPLREGATLVVAGPDDHRDPARLARTVREQGVTAVHFVPSMLQLFLAEPGAAECTGLRHVFSSGEVLPRDTADAFHRLLPGTALHNLYGPTEAAVDVTHHTCEPGETGPVPIGRPVWNTRLYVLDTAGRPCPPGVPGELHLAGAQLATGYLGRPDLTAERFTDDPYGPPGARMYRTGDLARWREDGSVEYLGRTDRQVKVRGQRVELDGIEAVLASHEHVGAACALVREDRPGDPRLVAYVTPASADAAAEAGEPDPATLRAHVAARLPEAMVPTAVVVLDAFPAGPNGKLDRAALPAPGTAGTTEGREPRDAREETLTRLFAEALGLPHVGVDDSFFELGGNSLLAARLVARVRDVLGADLAMGTLFQAATPAAVAVRMRADGTADEAALGPVLPLRPAGAGTPLFALHPAAGLGWCYTALLTHLAPDQPLYGLQARGLRPGDARPEPYASLEEMAAAYAERVRGIQPHGPYRLLGWSAGGVLAHTVAVLLQEAGERVELLAMMDAYPSDQWRERLGTVEADALAALLETAGCAAGDTPLTREAVTTRLGAVDSAFATLPADTLGAVVDTAVRTTALTRGHRHRVFDGDVLFLTAAAPRAETWLTREAWRPYVTGNLINRDIDCAHAEMTRPGPAAEVARAVTAHLGEKS; encoded by the coding sequence ATGACCGTCCGCACGCTCGACCGGGCACCCCTCCCCGGCCCCTCCGGCGCGCGCACGCCCGCGCCGGAGGGGCTGCCCCTCACCGCGGCCCAGTCGGGCATGTGGTTCGCCCAGGCGCTCGACGCCGGCAGCCCCGCCCTGAACACCGCCGAGTGCATCGAGATCCACGGCGACGTGGACCCCGCCCGCTTCGCCGACGCCCTGCACCGCACCGTGGGCGAGGCCGACGCCCTGCGCGTACGGATCACCGGCACCGCCGACGGGCCGCGCCAGCTGCCCATCGCCGTCGAACCGCCCGGCCACGGCTTCCCCCTCTACGCCGCCGACCTGCGCGACCAGGGGGATCCCGACGCCACCGCGCGGGCCTGGATGCGCGCGGACGCCGCCGAGCCCTTCGACCTCGCGGCCGGACCGCTCTTCGCCCACGGCCTCTTCCGCGTCGGCGACCACCGCTGGCTCTGGTACCAGCGCGTCCACCACGCCGTCCTGGACGGCTACGGCTACTCCCTCGTCGCCCGCCGCGTCGCCGAGGTCTACTCCGCGCTCGTGGCCGGCACCGACCCGGGCCCCAGCCCCTTCGGCCGCCTCGCCGCGCTCGTCGAGGAGGACGCCGCCTACCGCACCTCCCCGGCGCGCGACCGCGACCGCGCCCACTGGCTCGCCGGCTTCGCCGACCGCCCCGAGGCCCCCACCCTGGCCGGCCGCACCGCCCTGCCCTCCCGGACCTCCGTGCGCAGCACCGCCCACCTCGCCCCCGAGCGCACCGACCGGCTCCGCCGGCTGGCCGGCTCCGTCCGGGCGACCTGGACCGATGTGCTCTTCGCCGCCCAGGCCCTCTACCTCGCCCGCGCCACCCGCGCCGAAGAGGTCGTGCTGGGCCTGCCCATGATGGGCCGGATGGGCTCGGTCGCCCTGCGCGTCCCCGGCATGGTCATGAACGTCCTGCCGCTGCGGCTGACCGTCACCGCCGACACCACCTTCGCCGAGCTGACCCGCCAGGTCGTCCTCGGCATCCGCGCCGCCCGCCGCCACCAGCGCTACCGCTACGAGGACATCCGCCGCGACCTCGGCCTCCTCGGCGAGGGCCGCGCCCTGGTCGGCCGGCTCGTCAACGTCATGCCGTTCGACTACGGACTGACCTTCGCCGGCGCCCGCTCCGACGCCCACAACATCGTCTCCGGCCCGGTCGACGACCTCACCGTCAACATCTACGACCGCGCCGACGGCACCGGCCTGCGCGTCGACTACGACGGCAACCCCGCCCTCTACGGGCAGCACGAACTCGCCACCCACCAGGACCGCTTCCTCGACCTGCTGGCCCGGATCGCCGACCGCGACCCGCACCTGCCGCTGGGCGGCCTCGCCCTGGCCACCGACGCCGAGTGCGAGCGGGTCCTCACCGAGTTCAACGACACCGCCGTCGAGGTGCCGCCCACCACCCTGATCGGCCCGATCGAGGCCCGCGCCGCCCGCACCCCGGGCGCCACCGCGCTCGTCTCCGGCACCGAGACCCTCACCTACGCCGAGCTCAACGCCCGCGCCAACCGCCTCGCCCGGCACCTGATCACCCTCGGCGTACGGCCCGGCGCGCTCGCCGCCGTCGCCCTGCCCCGCTCCACCGACCTCGTCGTGACCCTGCTGGCCGTCCTCAAGGCCGGCGGCGCCTACCTGCCGCTGGACACCGCGCACCCCGCCGCCCGGCTCACCGCCGTCCTCGACGGCGCCCGGCCCGTCTGCGTGCTGACCGACCTGGCCGGCCGCGCCGCGCTGCCCGCCCCCTCGCGGGGCGCCACCCCGCCGGCCGTCGTCGCCCTCGACGACCCGGCCCTGCGCGCGGAACTCGCGGAGCTGCACCCCACCGACCCCGGCCGGGCGCTCACCCCGCAGCACCCCGCCTACGTCCTGCACACCTCCGGCTCCACCGGCACGCCCAAGGGCGTCGTCGTCCCGCACTCCGCGATCGACAACCGGCTGCGCTGGATGCAGGACCGCTACCGGCTCGCGCCCGGCGACCGGGTCCTCCAGAAGACCCCCACCGGGTTCGACGTCTCCGTCTGGGAGTTCTTCTGGCCGCTGCGCGAGGGCGCCACCCTCGTCGTCGCCGGCCCCGACGACCACCGCGACCCCGCCCGGCTCGCCCGTACCGTCCGCGAACAGGGCGTCACCGCCGTCCACTTCGTCCCTTCCATGCTCCAGCTCTTCCTCGCCGAGCCCGGCGCGGCGGAGTGCACCGGGCTGCGCCACGTGTTCAGCAGTGGCGAGGTCCTGCCCCGGGACACGGCCGACGCCTTCCACCGCCTGCTGCCCGGCACCGCGCTGCACAACCTCTACGGGCCCACCGAGGCGGCCGTCGACGTCACCCACCACACCTGCGAGCCGGGCGAGACCGGCCCCGTGCCCATCGGCCGGCCCGTCTGGAACACCCGCCTCTACGTCCTCGACACCGCCGGCCGGCCCTGCCCGCCCGGCGTCCCCGGGGAACTCCACCTCGCCGGCGCCCAGCTCGCCACCGGCTACCTCGGCCGGCCCGACCTGACCGCGGAGCGCTTCACCGACGACCCCTACGGGCCGCCCGGGGCGCGCATGTACCGCACCGGTGACCTGGCCCGCTGGCGCGAGGACGGCTCGGTCGAGTACCTCGGCCGCACCGACCGCCAGGTGAAGGTGCGCGGCCAGCGTGTCGAACTCGACGGGATCGAGGCCGTCCTGGCCTCCCACGAGCACGTCGGCGCCGCCTGCGCCCTGGTCCGCGAGGACCGGCCCGGCGACCCCCGGCTGGTCGCCTATGTGACTCCGGCCTCGGCGGATGCCGCCGCCGAGGCCGGTGAGCCGGACCCCGCGACCCTGCGGGCCCATGTGGCCGCCCGGCTGCCCGAGGCCATGGTGCCCACCGCCGTGGTGGTCCTGGACGCCTTCCCCGCCGGCCCCAACGGCAAGCTGGACCGCGCCGCCCTGCCCGCGCCCGGCACCGCCGGGACCACCGAGGGCCGGGAGCCGCGCGACGCCCGCGAGGAGACCCTCACCCGCCTGTTCGCCGAAGCGCTCGGCCTGCCGCACGTCGGCGTCGACGACAGCTTCTTCGAGCTCGGCGGCAACTCCCTCCTCGCGGCCCGGCTCGTCGCCCGCGTCCGCGACGTCCTCGGCGCGGACCTCGCCATGGGCACCCTCTTCCAGGCCGCCACCCCGGCGGCCGTCGCCGTGCGGATGCGCGCCGACGGCACGGCGGACGAGGCGGCGCTCGGCCCCGTCCTGCCGCTGCGCCCGGCCGGCGCCGGCACCCCCCTGTTCGCCCTGCACCCGGCGGCGGGCCTCGGCTGGTGCTACACCGCGCTGCTCACCCACCTCGCCCCGGACCAGCCGCTGTACGGGCTCCAGGCCCGCGGCCTGCGCCCGGGCGACGCCCGGCCCGAGCCGTACGCCTCCCTGGAGGAGATGGCCGCCGCGTACGCGGAGCGCGTCCGGGGGATCCAGCCGCACGGCCCGTACCGCCTGCTGGGCTGGTCGGCGGGCGGGGTCCTCGCACACACCGTCGCCGTCCTCCTCCAGGAGGCGGGCGAACGGGTGGAGCTGCTGGCGATGATGGACGCCTACCCGTCCGACCAGTGGCGCGAGCGCCTCGGCACGGTCGAGGCGGACGCCCTCGCGGCGCTGCTGGAGACGGCGGGCTGCGCGGCCGGGGACACCCCGCTCACCCGCGAGGCCGTCACCACCCGGCTGGGCGCCGTGGACAGCGCGTTCGCCACGCTCCCCGCGGACACCCTGGGCGCGGTCGTCGACACCGCCGTCCGCACCACCGCGCTCACCCGCGGCCACCGGCACCGGGTCTTCGACGGCGACGTCCTCTTCCTCACCGCCGCGGCGCCCCGCGCCGAGACGTGGCTGACCCGCGAGGCCTGGCGGCCGTACGTCACCGGTAATCTGATCAACCGTGACATCGACTGCGCCCACGCGGAGATGACGCGGCCGGGCCCGGCGGCGGAGGTCGCGCGGGCGGTGACCGCACACCTGGGGGAGAAGAGCTGA
- a CDS encoding phosphopantetheine-binding protein, whose translation MALTLDQIRADVADVLGEDPADIPDDENLVDYGLDSVRIMTLVERWRRDHGTEVTFVDLAEQPAIEQWVPLLGART comes from the coding sequence ATGGCTCTCACCCTCGACCAGATCCGCGCCGATGTCGCCGACGTCCTCGGCGAGGACCCCGCGGACATCCCCGACGACGAGAACCTCGTCGACTACGGCCTCGACTCGGTGCGCATCATGACCCTCGTCGAGCGCTGGCGCCGTGACCACGGCACCGAGGTCACCTTCGTGGACCTCGCCGAGCAGCCGGCCATCGAGCAGTGGGTCCCCCTGCTGGGGGCCCGGACATGA